From the genome of Deinococcus sp. JMULE3, one region includes:
- a CDS encoding DUF4384 domain-containing protein yields the protein MNKLLLIPAAMLLSTAAAAPKISAQSIIVNPTQPDLSVSVRVDKDTTGNQNPAYRVDDKISISTTVNRDAYVYLFNVNPDGSVDQILPNRLSDSNLVKANTTKVFPAPDDKFNFTVAGPIGQNKVLALASLTPLNLDQISSFKSAQDQFATVSAKNQAGLAQALSIVVNPLPQNSWVSDTAFYTVAGRTPISTGSLFVGTNVNNATVILNGQRLGGANVTYSNLKAGSYPIRVQAPGYRDFTTTVAIKGGSTTNVNVEFAQAVAPTPVRSEFTVSIRSSVSGARIFVDGQEAGTIRNGGLNLQVSGGTHEIVMIAPGYRTFVSTYNITKNGQITINPTR from the coding sequence ATGAACAAGCTTCTCCTGATTCCGGCCGCCATGCTCCTGAGCACCGCCGCCGCCGCGCCCAAGATCAGCGCCCAGAGCATCATCGTCAACCCCACCCAGCCCGACCTGAGCGTCAGCGTGCGCGTGGACAAGGACACCACCGGCAACCAGAACCCCGCCTACCGCGTGGACGACAAGATCAGCATCAGCACCACCGTCAACCGCGACGCGTACGTGTACCTGTTCAACGTCAACCCCGACGGCAGCGTCGACCAGATCCTCCCCAACCGCCTGAGCGACAGCAACCTTGTCAAGGCCAACACCACCAAGGTGTTCCCCGCGCCCGACGACAAGTTCAACTTCACGGTCGCCGGCCCCATCGGGCAGAACAAGGTCCTGGCCCTCGCCAGCCTGACCCCGCTGAACCTCGACCAGATCAGCTCCTTCAAGAGCGCGCAGGATCAGTTCGCCACCGTCAGCGCCAAGAACCAGGCCGGCCTCGCCCAGGCGCTGAGCATCGTCGTGAACCCCCTGCCGCAGAACAGCTGGGTCAGCGACACCGCCTTCTACACCGTCGCGGGCCGCACCCCCATCAGCACCGGCAGCCTGTTCGTCGGCACGAACGTGAACAACGCCACCGTGATCCTGAACGGTCAGCGACTGGGCGGCGCGAACGTCACCTACAGCAACCTGAAGGCCGGCAGCTACCCCATCCGCGTGCAGGCGCCCGGCTACCGTGACTTCACCACGACCGTCGCCATCAAAGGCGGCAGCACCACCAACGTGAACGTTGAGTTCGCGCAGGCCGTGGCCCCCACCCCCGTGCGTAGCGAGTTCACGGTGTCCATCCGCAGCAGCGTCAGCGGCGCGCGCATCTTCGTGGACGGCCAGGAAGCCGGGACCATCCGCAACGGTGGCCTGAACCTTCAGGTCAGCGGCGGCACGCACGAGATCGTGATGATCGCCCCCGGCTACCGCACCTTCGTGAGCACCTACAACATCACGAAAAACGGCCAGATCACCATCAACCCCACCCGCTGA
- a CDS encoding MazG family protein codes for MQDLLSIMRRLRAPDGCPWDREQTHESLRPYLLEEAAEAADAVSSADRAELADELGDVLLQVAFHSVIAEEEGTFAYADVERAIVEKLVRRHPHVFGGTEVSGSEEVVTNWQAIKAAERGGRVRRPEERVPAGLGALAREAKAQKLAGRTKGTPAAAREALLGAMQEAPDSAEGVAEVLAAVVAWARAAGVDAELTLRERTLTTLQALPDDAGLTS; via the coding sequence ATGCAGGACCTCCTCTCGATCATGCGGCGCCTGCGCGCCCCGGACGGTTGCCCCTGGGACCGTGAGCAGACGCACGAGTCCCTGCGTCCCTACCTGCTGGAGGAAGCCGCCGAGGCCGCCGACGCCGTGAGCAGCGCGGACCGCGCCGAGCTGGCCGACGAGCTGGGCGACGTGCTGCTGCAGGTGGCGTTCCACAGCGTGATCGCCGAGGAGGAGGGCACCTTCGCGTACGCGGACGTGGAGCGCGCCATCGTGGAGAAACTCGTGCGCCGCCACCCGCACGTGTTCGGCGGGACGGAGGTGAGCGGCAGTGAGGAGGTCGTGACGAACTGGCAGGCGATCAAGGCCGCGGAGCGGGGCGGGCGGGTGCGGCGCCCCGAGGAGCGCGTCCCGGCCGGTCTGGGCGCCCTGGCGCGCGAGGCGAAGGCGCAGAAGCTCGCCGGTCGCACGAAGGGCACGCCCGCGGCGGCGCGGGAGGCGCTGCTGGGTGCCATGCAGGAGGCGCCTGACTCGGCCGAGGGCGTGGCGGAGGTCCTCGCGGCCGTGGTGGCGTGGGCGCGCGCGGCGGGCGTGGACGCCGAACTGACCCTGCGCGAGCGGACCCTGACCACCCTGCAGGCCCTGCCGGACGACGCCGGGCTGACCTCATGA
- a CDS encoding response regulator: MHRRILLIDDNPNDVELALTALDEVSSGDDQVSVAGSGPEAMDALRRARDEGTLPDLILLDLKMPHMDGIAILDAIRAEAGLEGIPVVMLTTSGESRDIRESYAHGASAYVVKPLDFTQFREALRTIQAFWTSLNRPPRTN; the protein is encoded by the coding sequence ATGCACCGCAGAATCCTGCTGATCGATGACAACCCCAACGACGTGGAACTGGCCCTGACCGCCCTGGACGAAGTGTCCAGCGGCGACGACCAGGTCAGCGTGGCAGGCAGTGGCCCCGAAGCCATGGACGCCCTGCGCCGCGCCCGGGACGAGGGGACCTTGCCGGACCTGATCCTCCTCGACCTGAAGATGCCGCACATGGACGGCATCGCCATTCTCGACGCCATCCGCGCCGAGGCGGGCCTGGAGGGCATCCCGGTCGTGATGCTCACCACCAGCGGCGAGAGCCGCGACATCCGCGAATCCTACGCGCACGGCGCGAGCGCGTACGTCGTCAAACCCCTGGACTTCACGCAGTTCCGCGAGGCGCTGCGGACCATCCAGGCCTTCTGGACCTCCCTGAACCGCCCGCCCCGCACCAACTGA
- the mqnB gene encoding futalosine hydrolase translates to MPRPSPTHDVLIVVATSGEADRLRDLPARVIVSGVGPVAAALATTHALMHAPARLVISAGIGGAYPGAHLHPGDLAVSSVMIQADLGAWDDDTFLPLTGLGLSVLPHAPHDATFPAWTGAGTVADRASAALGPALTLSGVTGSSAQAQALERRYPGALCEGMEGAGIAHAALLAGVPALEIRGISNPVGPRDRSAWRIPEALAATRRGVQAALAVMGDG, encoded by the coding sequence ATGCCCCGGCCCTCCCCCACCCATGACGTCCTGATCGTCGTCGCCACCTCCGGCGAGGCGGACCGCCTGCGCGACCTGCCCGCCCGCGTGATCGTCAGTGGGGTCGGCCCGGTCGCGGCGGCCCTCGCCACCACCCATGCGCTGATGCACGCTCCGGCGCGGCTGGTCATCAGCGCCGGGATCGGCGGCGCGTACCCCGGCGCGCACCTGCACCCCGGCGACCTCGCCGTGTCCAGCGTGATGATCCAGGCGGACCTGGGCGCCTGGGACGACGACACCTTCCTGCCACTGACCGGGCTGGGCCTTTCGGTCCTGCCGCATGCCCCGCACGACGCGACCTTCCCCGCCTGGACGGGCGCCGGGACTGTCGCCGACCGCGCGAGCGCCGCACTTGGCCCGGCCCTGACCCTGAGCGGCGTGACCGGCAGCTCGGCGCAGGCCCAGGCCCTGGAACGCCGGTACCCCGGCGCGCTGTGCGAGGGCATGGAGGGCGCCGGAATCGCGCACGCCGCACTCCTCGCGGGCGTCCCGGCGCTGGAGATCCGCGGCATCAGCAACCCCGTCGGCCCCCGCGACCGCAGCGCCTGGCGTATCCCCGAAGCCCTCGCCGCGACCCGCCGGGGCGTGCAAGCTGCGCTGGCGGTGATGGGTGATGGGTGA
- a CDS encoding CoA pyrophosphatase, producing the protein MTGPMGTDPLDTDPLDTVTADPWATWLGERERRTLHLPDYRRAAVLVGLTREPDARVLLTVRSADLPTHKGQISFPGGSLERGETPVQAALREAHEEVGLDPAQVTVLGELDDVFTPIGFHVTPVLARMPAQPALTLSGEVAQLLLPTLSELRATPVTRETRILPDGTRVPLYRYPWQGHDIWGMTARVLHDLLRDGPT; encoded by the coding sequence ATGACCGGTCCCATGGGCACCGATCCGCTGGACACTGACCCGCTGGACACGGTCACGGCCGATCCCTGGGCGACGTGGCTGGGGGAACGGGAGCGCCGCACGCTGCACCTACCCGATTACCGCCGCGCGGCCGTGCTGGTGGGCCTGACGCGCGAGCCGGACGCGCGGGTGCTGCTCACGGTGCGCTCGGCAGACCTGCCCACCCACAAAGGCCAGATCAGCTTCCCCGGCGGCAGCCTGGAACGCGGCGAGACGCCCGTGCAGGCCGCGCTGCGCGAGGCGCACGAGGAGGTCGGCCTGGACCCGGCGCAGGTGACGGTCCTGGGTGAACTGGACGACGTGTTCACGCCCATCGGTTTTCACGTCACGCCGGTCCTGGCGCGCATGCCCGCCCAGCCTGCCCTGACGCTGTCGGGCGAGGTCGCGCAGTTGCTGCTGCCCACCCTGAGCGAACTGCGCGCCACGCCCGTCACGCGCGAGACTCGCATCCTGCCGGACGGCACGCGGGTGCCGCTGTACCGCTACCCGTGGCAGGGGCACGACATCTGGGGCATGACGGCGCGGGTCCTGCACGACCTGCTGCGCGACGGCCCAACCTGA
- a CDS encoding DUF72 domain-containing protein — protein sequence MRVYIGCGGYSNDDWAAPGLLYDGVRKDDYLGTYARHFDAAELNASFYSIPGLKAFEGMLRRSAAQVRFTVKLHRVFTHDRAPTDDDFDRMLQSPEPLREAGVLGPYLAQFPHSFHRTPTNRRYLQMLTERFAGHELAVEFRHEGWDLPDVRDGMAQRGLIWVSPDYPPAGGLPEPQLHVTADVGYLRLHGRNAASWWDGQSAAERHDYRYTRAEMDEWAQKIALVADDLSELYVFFENTTKGHALKNIPQLRDALNAHGVPVQTPDPLDFPDDRRLL from the coding sequence ATGCGCGTGTATATCGGCTGCGGCGGCTACAGCAACGACGACTGGGCGGCCCCCGGCCTCCTGTACGACGGCGTGCGCAAGGACGACTACCTGGGTACGTACGCCCGGCACTTCGACGCCGCCGAACTGAACGCCTCCTTCTACAGCATTCCCGGCCTGAAGGCCTTCGAGGGCATGTTGCGCCGCAGCGCCGCCCAGGTCCGCTTCACCGTGAAACTCCACCGGGTGTTCACGCACGACCGCGCCCCCACCGACGACGACTTCGACCGCATGCTCCAGAGCCCCGAACCCCTGCGCGAGGCCGGCGTGCTCGGCCCGTACCTCGCGCAGTTCCCGCACTCGTTCCACCGCACGCCGACCAACCGCCGGTACCTGCAGATGCTCACCGAACGCTTCGCCGGGCATGAACTCGCCGTGGAATTCCGCCACGAAGGCTGGGATCTGCCCGACGTCCGGGACGGCATGGCGCAGCGCGGCCTGATCTGGGTCAGCCCCGACTATCCCCCCGCCGGAGGCCTGCCCGAACCGCAACTGCACGTCACGGCAGACGTCGGTTACCTGCGCCTTCACGGCCGCAACGCCGCCAGCTGGTGGGACGGCCAGAGCGCCGCCGAACGCCACGACTACCGCTACACGCGCGCCGAGATGGACGAATGGGCGCAGAAGATCGCCCTCGTCGCCGACGACCTCAGTGAACTGTACGTGTTCTTCGAGAACACCACCAAGGGCCACGCCCTGAAGAACATCCCGCAACTCCGCGACGCCCTGAACGCCCACGGCGTCCCCGTGCAGACCCCCGACCCGCTGGACTTCCCGGACGACCGACGACTGCTGTAG